The following are encoded together in the Peromyscus leucopus breed LL Stock chromosome 1, UCI_PerLeu_2.1, whole genome shotgun sequence genome:
- the Pdzd7 gene encoding LOW QUALITY PROTEIN: PDZ domain-containing protein 7 (The sequence of the model RefSeq protein was modified relative to this genomic sequence to represent the inferred CDS: deleted 1 base in 1 codon) — translation MARGFTVGFDPLGLGELSSGSLSSLSSRGHLGSDPGSTATRYLLRKQQQRLLNGPPRGIRASSPMGRVILINSPIEANSDESDIIHAVRVEKSPSGRLGFSVRGGSEHGLGIFVSKVEKGSSAERAGLCVGDKITEVNGLSLESTTMGSAVRLLTSSSCLHMMVRRMGRVPGIKFSKEKTTWVDVVNRRLVVEKCSSTPSDSSSEDGVRRIVHLYTTSDDFCLGFNIRGGKEFGLGIYVSKVDHGGLAEENGIKVGDQVLAANGVRFDDISHSQAVEVLKGQTHIMLTIKETGRYPAYKEMVSEYCWLDRLSSGVLQQLSPASESGSSVSSCASSALCSSGSLPSDRMEVCLGPEEPGGHGPGWGRADTAMQTEPDMGSRVETWCSVRPTVILRDTAIRSDGPSSVRRLDSALSESPKTALLLALSRPRPPITRSQSHLTLWEEKKQRKKEKSGSPGEKGALQRSKTLMNLFFKGGRQGRPAGDAHREAWTLDSRSPTKVRPRLDLEKAGSVGPVQKFVTWRLRRERERGRALLSARSGSPSGQLPNVDEQVQAWESRRPLIQDLARRLLTDDEVLAITRHCSRYVHEGGVEDLVRPLLAILDRPEKLLLLRDIRSVVAPTDLGRFDSMVMPVELEAFEALKSRAVRPSALRPTRQDTPPKRHLITPVPDSRGGFYLMPVNGCSEDDDGEIRERLGGLKVALRASAPGHHHKGIPPLQDVPVDAFSPRRSACTPPPQPPPVAPRPPRPNWLLTEPPSKESTQQNQSQTPGRSRSRSRSRGRGKSPGRMRSPSPAPITNATTANGRYHRPRKARPLLPRPLDGQEAKVGARQGPLENGIGGTTKETTWKASAGELRTVTLSKMKQSLGISISGGIESKVQPMVKIEKIFPGGAAFLCGALQAGFELVAVDGESLEQVTHQRAVDTIRRAYRNKAREPMELVVRVPGPGLLPSSASLAIKDQSLPAGSSSAHGPLDNTPTLTQIPPPEDRQLQQAFTPALQAPPSAPKLSPLLTDPHDPSH, via the exons ATGGCACGTGGTTTCACAGTGGGCTTTGACCCATTGGGTCTAGGAGAGCTCAGCTCTGGTTCTCTGAGCTCCCTCTCTTCCCGAGGCCACCTGGGCAGCGACCCAGGCTCCACAGCAACACGATACTTgctgaggaagcagcagcagcgccTGCTGAATGGCCCGCCCCGCGGAATCCGAGCCTCATCCCCCATGGGCCGAGTCATCCTCATCAACTCCCCCATTGAAG CCAACAGTGATGAAAGTGACATCATCCATGCAGTCCGGGTCGAGAAGAGCCCCTCTGGGAGGCTAGGTTTCAGCGTGAGAGGCGGCTCTGAGCATGGCCTGGGCATCTTCGTCAGCAAGGTGGAGAAGGGGAGCAGTGCAG AGCGGGCTGGCCTGTGTGTGGGGGACAAGATCACCGAGGTGAACGGGCTGAGTCTAGAAAGTACCACGATGGGCAGTGCTGTGAGGCTGCTGACCAGCAGCAGCTGCCTGCACATGATGGTGCGGCGCATGGGCCGTGTGCCTGGCATCAAGTTCTCCAAGGAGAAGACCACATG GGTGGATGTAGTGAACCGACGGCTCGTGGTGGAGAAGTGCAGCTCCACGCCATCGGACAGCAGCTCAGAAGACGGTGTGCGGCGCATCGTCCACCTCTACACAACCTCGGACGACTTCTGCCTAGGCTTCAACATCCGCGGGGGCAAGGAGTTTGGCCTGGGCATCTATGTGTCTAA AGTGGACCATGGTGGGCTGGCTGAGGAGAATGGCATCAAAGTGGGGGACCAGGTCCTGGCGGCCAACGGTGTCAGGTTCGATGACATCAGCCACAGCCAGGCCGTGGAGGTGCTGAAGGGCCAAACGCACATAATGTTGACCATAAAG GAGACGGGCCGGTACCCTGCCTACAAAGAGATGGTTTCTGAGTACTGCTGGCTGGACAGAT TGAGCAGTGGGGTGCTCCAGCAGCTGTCTCCGGCCTCGGAGAGTGGTTCCAGCGTCTCCTCCTGTGCCTCCAGTGCCCTGTGCAGCTCAGGCTCACTACCCTCTGACCGCATGGAAGTCTGCCTAGGGCCTGAGGAGCCCGGTGGCCATGGCCCAGGCTGGGGGCGGGCAGACACGGCCATGCAGACGGAGCCTGATATGGGCAGCCGTGTGGAAACTTGGTGCAGTGTACGGCCAACCGTCATCCTCAGGGACACGGCCATCCGCTCTGACGGTCCCTCTTCTGTCCGACGCCTTGATTCTGCACTTTCAGAGTCACCCAAGACAGCTCTGCTGCTGGCCCTCAGCCGACCCAGGCCTCCCATCACCCGATCCCAGAGCCACCTGACACTGTGGG AGGAGAAGAAACAGCGGAAGAAGGAGAAGTCAGGGTCCCCTGGGGAGAAGGGGGCCTTGCAGCGCTCCAAGACGCTGATGAACCTCTTCTTCAAGGGAGGGCGGCAGGGGCGGCCAGCAGGGGACGCGCATAGAGAGGCCTGGACACTGGACAGCAGAAGCCCCACCAAAGTCCGCCCTCGCCTGGACCTGGAGAAAG CAGGGAGCGTGGGGCCTGTGCAGAAGTTTGTCACCTGGAGACTGAGACGTG AACGGGAGAGGGGCCGGGCCCTGCTCTCTGCCAGGTCCGGAAGCCCCTCTGGCCAGCTGCCCAATGTGGATGAGCAGGTGCAGGCCTGGGAAAGCCGGCGACCCCTCATTCAGGACCTGGCCCGGCGGCTGCTGACAGACGACGAGGTGCTAGCCATCACTCGACACTGCTCGAGG TATGTCCATGAGGGCGGTGTGGAGGACCTGGTGCGCCCCCTGCTGGCCATCCTGGACAGGCCggagaagctgctgctgctgagggacATCAG GAGTGTGGTGGCCCCCACGGACCTCGGCCGCTTCGACAGCATGGTGATGCCCGTGGAGCTGGAGGCTTTTGAGGCTCTCAAGAGCCGGGCAG TTCGGCCTTCTGCTTTGAGACCAACCAGGCAAGACACGCCACCCAAGCGTCACCTCATCACCCCTGTGCCTG ATAGCCGTGGAGGATTCTACTTGATGCCAGTGAATGGCTGT TCAGAGGATGACGACGGAGAGATCAGGGAGAGGCTAGGGGGTCTTAAGGTCGCCCTCCGTGCCTCTGCCCCTGGCCACCACCATAAAGGAATCCCCCCTCTACAAGATGTACCGGTGGATGCCTTCTCCCCTCGCCGAAGCGCATGTACACCCCCTCCCCAACCACCTCCTGTGGCTCCCCGGCCTCCCAGGCCTAACTGGCTACTGACAGAACCCCCAAGTAAAGAGAGCACTCAGCAGAACCAGAGTCAGACCCCAGGCCGCAGCCGAAGCCGCAGCCGCAGCAGAGGGCGAGGCAAGTCCCCTGGGCGCATGCgctccccctccccagcacccatcaCCAATGCCACCACAGCCAATGGGCGCTACCACAGGCCTCGGAAGGCAAGGCCCTTGCTTCCACGACCTCTGGATGGGCAGGAGGCCAAGGTGGGAGCTAGGCAAGGGCCCTTGGAGAACGGCATTGGTGGGACAACCAAGGAGACGACCTGGAAAGCCTCCGCTGGAGAGCTGAGGACAGTCACGCTATCCAAGATGAAGCAGTCTTTGG GCATCAGCATTTCTGGGGGCATCGAGTCCAAGGTGCAGCCCATGGTGAAGATAGAGAAGATCTTTCCCGGAGGTGCCGCTTTCCTCTGCGGGGCCCTGCAG GCTGGCTTCGAGCTGGTGGCAGTGGATGGGGAAAGCCTGGAGCAGGTGACTCACCAGCGAGCTGTGGACACCATCCGCAGAGCATACAGAAACAAGGCTCGGGAGCCTATGGAGCTTGTGGTCAGGGTTCCTGGACCTGGCCTGCTGCCCTCATCTGCCTCATTAGCCATTAAGGACCAGAGCCTTCCTGCTGGCAGTTCCTCTGCCCATGGACCCCTTGACAATACCCCAACCCTCACCCAGATCCCTCCCCCTGAGGATAGACAACTACAGCAGGCCTTCACCCCAGCCCTTCAGGCTCCTCCAAGTGCCCCCAAACTCTCCCCTCTTCTTACGGATCCCCATGACCCTTCCCACTGA